One window of the Burkholderia sp. FERM BP-3421 genome contains the following:
- a CDS encoding glycoside hydrolase family 32 protein, which yields MTDLDVIADRWRPSFHLCPPQGLINDPNGLIYWQGAYHVFYQWNPSGCVHLNKHWAHAKSTDLIHWESMPIALAPDMPYDAQGCYSGSAIDDGGAMVLMYTGNVRDDAGGRSSYQCLARSSDGERFDKLGPVIDGAPPGYTDHFRDPKVWRQNDAWYAVIGAQRDDLTGTVVLAKSADLRSWRIVGELVESVASCYMVECPDLFELGGSTVLIGCWQSEETRGGETRRDDVAGYLVGDVDLDAPKFSYGAFRVLDRGFDFYAPQTLLAPDGRRLMIGWMGLPLQPDTPTIASGWTHCLTIPRELSLEGRRLRQRPLRELERLRGAAVTMPETALAAGESAALPRAPGAAWELDVSIHAGSGADWVLHVFESDEQTLRIVHDGRRGTLTLIRHCPMAGHFDDLAECESASDVTRLRLFVDSSSVEIFVNDGEEVFTTRCYPTSELALPRVSAMHPLTLHRTCMWPLQKRDA from the coding sequence GTGACCGATCTCGATGTCATCGCCGATCGCTGGCGGCCGTCGTTCCATCTGTGTCCGCCGCAAGGGCTGATCAACGATCCGAATGGACTGATCTACTGGCAAGGCGCGTATCACGTGTTCTATCAATGGAATCCGAGTGGTTGCGTGCATCTGAACAAGCACTGGGCTCACGCGAAAAGCACGGACCTGATTCATTGGGAGTCCATGCCGATCGCGCTCGCGCCGGACATGCCGTACGACGCGCAGGGCTGCTATTCCGGCAGCGCGATCGACGACGGCGGTGCGATGGTGCTGATGTATACCGGCAACGTGCGCGATGACGCGGGCGGCCGCTCGAGCTATCAGTGTCTCGCACGGTCGTCCGACGGCGAGCGGTTCGACAAGCTCGGGCCAGTGATCGACGGCGCGCCACCCGGCTATACGGACCATTTCCGCGACCCGAAGGTGTGGCGGCAAAACGATGCATGGTACGCAGTGATCGGTGCGCAGCGGGACGATCTGACCGGGACCGTCGTGCTCGCCAAGAGCGCGGATCTGCGTTCTTGGCGCATCGTCGGTGAACTGGTCGAGTCGGTTGCATCCTGCTACATGGTCGAGTGCCCGGATCTGTTCGAGCTCGGTGGCAGCACGGTGTTGATTGGCTGCTGGCAGAGCGAGGAAACCCGTGGCGGCGAGACGCGCCGCGATGATGTTGCTGGTTATTTGGTCGGCGACGTGGACTTGGACGCGCCGAAATTTTCGTATGGCGCCTTTCGCGTGCTCGACCGCGGCTTCGATTTTTACGCACCCCAGACGCTGCTTGCGCCGGATGGGCGACGGCTGATGATCGGCTGGATGGGGCTGCCGTTACAGCCGGATACGCCGACAATCGCGTCTGGCTGGACTCACTGCCTGACGATCCCGCGCGAACTGAGTCTCGAAGGCAGGCGGCTACGGCAGCGGCCGCTGCGCGAACTCGAGCGTCTGCGTGGGGCGGCCGTCACGATGCCTGAGACCGCCCTCGCGGCGGGCGAATCCGCAGCGCTGCCGCGGGCGCCGGGCGCGGCATGGGAACTGGACGTGTCGATCCACGCGGGCTCCGGAGCGGACTGGGTGCTGCACGTCTTCGAAAGCGACGAGCAAACTCTGCGCATCGTGCACGACGGACGTCGCGGCACGCTCACGCTCATTCGGCATTGCCCGATGGCCGGGCATTTCGACGACCTCGCGGAGTGCGAGAGCGCATCGGACGTCACGCGGCTTCGGCTATTTGTCGACAGTAGTTCGGTCGAGATCTTCGTGAACGATGGCGAAGAGGTGTTCACGACGCGCTGTTACCCCACGTCGGAGCTGGCTTTGCCACGAGTGAGCGCCATGCATCCGCTGACGCTGCATCGCACCTGCATGTGGCCTTTACAAAAAAGAGACGCGTAG
- the ptsP gene encoding phosphoenolpyruvate--protein phosphotransferase, which yields MLSKQIQMSVLAPLSGTVVPIEAVPDPAFAQKMVGDGLSINPQTNIVLSPIAGRVIDLHASRHAVVVEGEWGVRVMVHVGIDTVMLDGEGFDALVAKGDDVLAGQPLLRFDLAHVAAYAASMLTEIVVVNSECVSRMDKSVGAVEAGKSVLLTLHLASQTTGGAAPEQDGEWLYSPFILLPNPAGLHARPASVLAREARQFSAHVVLSCGALDADAKSAVDVMALATGQGDEVCVSARGGDAAQALERLVGVLLDGCGERIDHVAASGPRWQDTARAAAADAAVGTFAGVGASPGLAVGSIVQWRGAELEFDEAGGTFDDERPRLSTALRLAGEQIQALVAGGGESAACRAEIMDAHLALLEDPVLLDAAEANLRTGASAPGAWYQACQAVARRLAGHPSPLLRERATDIRDVGTRVLSLLTGVRRAMPVFGDRSIVLADDLTPSDTVSLDRSKVIGLCTVSGGPTSHVAILARSMGIPAICGIDAEALSLSDGATAVLDGTAGLLRIDPDPELLADVTRRMDAEVAERRANEQAAHRIGSTRDGHRVEVVANVRDVVEAKEAVASGAEGVGLLRSEFLFEDRATAPDENEQAAAYEAIAAELGRARKFVVRTLDVGGDKPLRYLPLPKEANPFLGLRGIRVSLAYPELFRNQLRAMLRAAPHGDLHIMFPMVSDLNEVLAAKCILQDEQQKYPHPVKIGVMVEVPAAVAIVEALAREVDFFSIGTNDLAQYTLAIDRGHAKLSSQVDTLHPAVLKMIDLTVAGAHAHGKWVGVCGAMASDPATTAILVGLGVDELSVSVPAIAAIKAELAKLDFDACRALARRVLKLGSARQVRDAIVGGPAD from the coding sequence ATGTTGTCTAAACAAATTCAGATGAGCGTGCTTGCGCCGCTGTCGGGCACGGTCGTGCCGATCGAAGCGGTCCCGGATCCCGCGTTCGCGCAGAAGATGGTCGGCGACGGCCTGTCGATCAATCCGCAGACCAATATCGTGCTGTCGCCGATCGCAGGGCGCGTGATCGATCTTCACGCATCGAGGCATGCGGTCGTCGTCGAGGGCGAATGGGGCGTCAGGGTGATGGTGCATGTCGGCATCGACACGGTCATGCTCGACGGCGAGGGCTTCGACGCGCTCGTCGCGAAGGGGGACGACGTGCTCGCCGGTCAACCGCTGCTGCGTTTCGACTTGGCGCACGTGGCCGCGTATGCGGCGAGCATGCTCACGGAAATCGTCGTCGTGAATAGCGAGTGCGTGTCGCGGATGGACAAGAGCGTGGGCGCCGTCGAAGCGGGAAAGAGCGTGCTGCTGACGCTGCATCTCGCATCGCAGACCACCGGCGGTGCAGCGCCCGAGCAGGACGGGGAGTGGTTGTATTCCCCGTTTATCCTACTGCCGAACCCCGCGGGCTTGCATGCTCGGCCTGCCTCGGTACTCGCGCGGGAGGCGCGGCAGTTCTCCGCGCACGTCGTGCTGTCGTGCGGGGCGCTCGACGCCGATGCGAAATCGGCGGTCGACGTGATGGCACTCGCAACGGGGCAGGGTGACGAAGTGTGCGTGAGCGCGCGCGGCGGCGATGCCGCGCAGGCGCTCGAGCGCCTCGTGGGTGTGCTGCTGGATGGGTGCGGCGAGCGTATCGACCATGTCGCCGCGTCCGGTCCACGGTGGCAGGACACGGCGCGCGCCGCAGCCGCGGATGCGGCGGTGGGAACGTTCGCGGGCGTCGGCGCGTCGCCTGGGCTCGCCGTCGGCAGCATCGTACAGTGGCGCGGAGCCGAGCTCGAGTTCGACGAAGCGGGCGGTACGTTTGACGACGAGCGTCCGCGCCTGTCCACGGCGCTGCGGCTCGCGGGCGAGCAGATTCAGGCGCTTGTGGCCGGCGGCGGCGAATCGGCCGCGTGTCGGGCTGAGATCATGGATGCGCATCTCGCGTTGCTCGAGGATCCGGTGCTGCTTGATGCCGCGGAAGCCAATCTGCGCACCGGTGCGAGCGCACCGGGGGCGTGGTACCAAGCGTGCCAGGCCGTCGCCCGGCGGCTGGCCGGCCACCCGAGTCCGTTGCTGCGCGAGAGGGCGACGGACATCCGTGACGTCGGCACGCGCGTACTGTCGTTGCTGACCGGCGTTCGGCGCGCAATGCCAGTCTTCGGAGACCGGTCGATCGTTCTCGCCGATGACCTGACGCCATCGGACACGGTATCGTTGGACCGCAGCAAGGTCATCGGCCTGTGCACGGTATCCGGCGGCCCGACGAGCCACGTGGCGATCCTCGCGCGGTCGATGGGGATTCCGGCGATCTGCGGAATCGACGCGGAGGCGCTGTCCCTGAGCGACGGTGCGACCGCGGTGCTCGACGGCACGGCGGGGCTGCTACGGATCGATCCCGATCCCGAACTGCTCGCCGACGTGACGCGGCGCATGGATGCCGAAGTCGCTGAGCGGCGGGCGAACGAGCAGGCCGCACATCGGATCGGCAGCACACGCGACGGTCATCGCGTGGAAGTTGTCGCGAACGTGCGGGATGTGGTGGAAGCGAAGGAGGCGGTTGCGTCGGGCGCCGAAGGAGTCGGACTGCTGCGTTCCGAATTCCTGTTCGAAGATCGCGCGACCGCGCCCGACGAAAACGAGCAGGCCGCCGCCTACGAGGCCATTGCGGCCGAACTCGGGCGAGCGCGGAAGTTCGTCGTGCGTACGCTTGACGTGGGCGGCGACAAGCCGCTGCGCTACCTGCCGCTCCCGAAGGAAGCCAATCCATTCCTCGGCCTGCGCGGCATTCGCGTCAGCCTCGCGTATCCCGAGCTGTTCCGCAATCAGTTGCGCGCGATGCTGCGCGCGGCGCCGCACGGAGACCTTCACATCATGTTCCCGATGGTTTCGGATCTCAACGAGGTGCTGGCCGCGAAGTGCATCCTGCAGGACGAGCAGCAGAAATACCCGCATCCGGTCAAAATCGGCGTGATGGTCGAAGTGCCTGCGGCGGTGGCGATCGTCGAGGCGCTGGCGCGGGAGGTCGACTTCTTTTCGATCGGCACCAACGATCTCGCACAATACACGCTTGCGATCGATCGTGGGCATGCGAAGCTGTCGTCTCAGGTCGATACACTGCATCCGGCCGTGCTGAAGATGATCGACCTGACGGTGGCGGGCGCGCACGCCCACGGAAAGTGGGTCGGCGTATGCGGCGCGATGGCCTCCGATCCTGCCACGACGGCGATTCTCGTCGGGCTGGGCGTCGATGAGTTATCGGTGAGCGTGCCCGCGATTGCCGCGATCAAGGCGGAACTGGCGAAGCTCGACTTCGACGCGTGCCGCGCATTGGCCCGGCGCGTGCTGAAGCTCGGCAGTGCTAGGCAGGTGCGCGACGCGATCGTCGGCGGGCCGGCTGACTGA
- a CDS encoding sucrose-specific PTS transporter subunit IIBC translates to MTEIDTAQALLPLVGGPANIARLSHCATRLRLVVHDAEQVDHTAIGALGLVKGSFSGAGQVQIIIGQGTVEKVHDALQALLGASATGSLEDVKQAAVAQQNAAQKLARTLSNIFVPIIPVIVASGLLMGLLGMLKSMGWITGDSAVFQILNIFASTAFVFLPILIAFSAARDFGVSPFLAAALAGIMIHPDLQNAWTLGSGVHEYWDLFGLHVAKVGYQGTVLPILLAVWMMSWIERGVKRFMPNAIDLIFTPFLTLLISGAIALTVVGPIGRALGDGLSFGLQAIYQHGGALAGVVFGGLYSSIVVTGIHHSFHAIETGLLTNPSIGVNFLLPIWSMANVAQGGAALAVFFTTRDEKIRQIAVPSALSCLMGITEAAIFGVNLRFFWPFVFAAIGGAVGGGWVVATHVGMTGIGLTGLPGLAIVRPDGILNYLIGGVLAFSVAFAGTWLRGVKAKVAYGEIAGA, encoded by the coding sequence ATGACTGAAATCGACACCGCACAGGCGCTGCTGCCGTTGGTGGGCGGTCCCGCGAACATTGCGCGGCTCTCGCACTGCGCGACCCGACTGAGGCTCGTCGTCCATGACGCCGAGCAGGTCGACCATACGGCGATCGGCGCGCTCGGTCTCGTGAAAGGGTCGTTCAGCGGCGCCGGACAGGTGCAGATCATCATCGGCCAGGGCACCGTCGAGAAGGTTCACGATGCGCTGCAAGCGCTGCTGGGTGCGTCGGCAACCGGATCGCTCGAGGACGTGAAGCAGGCCGCCGTCGCCCAGCAGAACGCCGCGCAGAAGCTCGCGCGCACGCTGTCGAACATCTTCGTGCCGATCATTCCGGTGATCGTCGCATCGGGCTTGCTGATGGGCCTGCTCGGCATGCTGAAGAGCATGGGGTGGATCACCGGCGACAGCGCCGTGTTCCAGATCCTGAACATCTTCGCGAGCACGGCGTTCGTGTTCCTGCCGATCCTGATCGCATTCTCGGCGGCCCGCGATTTCGGCGTATCGCCATTCCTGGCGGCGGCACTCGCCGGGATCATGATCCACCCGGACCTGCAGAACGCCTGGACGCTCGGCAGCGGCGTGCACGAATACTGGGATCTGTTCGGCCTGCACGTGGCGAAAGTCGGTTATCAGGGCACGGTGCTGCCGATCCTGCTGGCGGTCTGGATGATGTCGTGGATCGAGCGTGGCGTGAAGCGATTCATGCCGAACGCGATCGATCTGATCTTCACGCCGTTCCTGACGCTGCTGATCTCGGGCGCGATCGCGCTGACGGTGGTCGGCCCGATCGGGCGCGCGCTTGGCGATGGCCTGTCGTTCGGCCTGCAGGCGATCTATCAGCATGGTGGCGCGCTCGCCGGCGTGGTGTTCGGTGGCCTCTATTCGTCGATCGTCGTCACGGGCATCCATCACAGTTTCCATGCGATCGAGACGGGTCTGCTCACTAATCCGTCGATCGGGGTTAATTTCCTGCTGCCGATCTGGTCGATGGCCAATGTCGCGCAAGGTGGCGCGGCGCTCGCCGTGTTTTTCACGACGCGCGACGAGAAGATCCGGCAAATCGCGGTGCCCTCTGCGCTGTCGTGCCTGATGGGGATCACCGAAGCCGCGATTTTCGGCGTCAACCTGCGGTTCTTCTGGCCGTTCGTGTTCGCGGCGATCGGCGGTGCGGTCGGCGGCGGCTGGGTGGTTGCGACGCACGTCGGCATGACGGGCATCGGCCTGACCGGCCTGCCGGGGCTGGCAATCGTCCGCCCGGACGGCATTCTGAACTACCTGATCGGCGGCGTGCTCGCATTCTCGGTTGCATTTGCCGGTACGTGGCTGCGCGGCGTCAAGGCGAAGGTGGCATACGGAGAGATCGCCGGTGCCTAA
- a CDS encoding autotransporter domain-containing protein: MNNLAHHNISFNNSGLRAISVGVMALFAIITPAAHAQGYVDPGRLGDPGSWKTPEFKADWGLNQMNAEYAYAQGYNGGNVKAGVLDSGIYIQHPEFSSDRFHPVSTVGTYSSNGSLSDGSDDANGLSYDPKYTKDDITGAFKKGQPFNVPGTFIDEVNNTHGTHVSGTIGATRDGVGMHGVAFGSQVYVANTNGTDDNAMQGPDFLDYGYFKAAYQALASQGVRMVNNSWGQNSANPLDNDMSSVQSMTTAYRRFWDKNQAGQKTWLEAMTEAVKEHGFIQVVSAGNSGDGTSSAGIGANPDMNASIPYFRPDVEGRWLAVAASDPPPSTSPGGQTADSTIASYSNRCGAAKYWCVDAPGSRIKSTVNPNYPFDGSHKGRLYESVDGTSMSAPHASGALAVIMQRFPYMTNEQALSVLLTTAGHNGVLTQKPNEIDGWGNIDLRAAMKGPGQLTGLFEAKLDKGVSDTWSNNITDNALVQRKQEDGAEHAQWVETLKDKGWQNGLPANASADDRFIFEVGTIREYAYQHRAYEGSLTKSGDGLLTLSGANTYRGLTTVNGGELRINGSVTSGTVVNPNGLLTVNGTSADVAVNGGLASISGTSANVSITAQGTARITGKSADVTVNGGRAWLDGASGAVSVGNGGVVSGNGSLQSLSAQAGGTVAPGHSIGSLNVAHDASFAPGSTYAVEVSPNGSSDRIDVGGRARLSGGTVNAALESLPPPLSLSQMGTLLGRSFTILNAAGGIDGRFDAMPQRYLFVGTALTYGPNSVNLSVNRNATPFASVADTTNGRSVANALETVNGNNAVYRSVLLASDAAVPQAAFHQLSGEIYPAAYGMLINESRKVRDAALDRLWTVIRDAVPGASRTGAWAQVLGSWGSTGGNGNASGYKSSTGGFLAGVDGAVREDLRVGALAGYSHNSVSLDDQPASASFDSFHLGAYAGWQPGPFGLRIGAIHSWHRGGVDRAVQYGAAPESETGTLEAETTQVFGETGYRLNVGAASVVEPFARVAFVHLNNHGMTESGGAAALQVQGGNNDVTFSTLGLRGTTQLDLCAKVQLTLRGSAGWQHALGDGKPVGTLSFVAGSSPFSVSGVPVAKDAAVVNVSAGLALGKNGMLSVGYAGSLASRESDHAVTGNLNWKF; the protein is encoded by the coding sequence ATGAATAACTTAGCTCACCATAATATATCATTTAATAATTCGGGGTTGCGTGCGATTTCAGTGGGCGTGATGGCCTTGTTCGCCATTATTACTCCCGCGGCGCACGCACAAGGCTACGTTGATCCGGGTCGACTCGGAGATCCGGGTAGCTGGAAAACACCGGAATTCAAGGCCGATTGGGGATTGAATCAGATGAATGCCGAGTACGCCTACGCCCAAGGCTATAACGGAGGAAACGTCAAGGCTGGCGTGCTGGATTCCGGGATTTATATTCAACACCCTGAATTTTCATCAGATCGCTTCCATCCTGTTTCGACAGTCGGCACCTACTCTTCCAATGGGTCTTTGAGTGATGGATCGGATGACGCCAATGGTTTGAGCTACGATCCGAAATACACCAAGGATGATATAACTGGCGCGTTTAAAAAGGGACAACCATTCAATGTTCCTGGAACGTTCATTGATGAAGTCAACAACACGCACGGAACTCATGTGAGCGGTACCATTGGCGCGACGCGCGATGGTGTTGGGATGCACGGGGTCGCCTTTGGATCGCAGGTATATGTCGCGAATACCAATGGTACGGACGACAATGCCATGCAGGGGCCAGATTTTCTTGATTATGGCTATTTCAAGGCGGCCTATCAGGCGCTTGCCAGTCAAGGTGTCCGTATGGTTAATAATTCCTGGGGACAAAATTCGGCAAATCCTTTGGACAACGACATGAGCAGTGTCCAGAGTATGACGACTGCATACCGTCGGTTCTGGGATAAAAATCAGGCAGGACAGAAAACGTGGCTGGAGGCCATGACCGAAGCGGTCAAGGAGCACGGATTTATTCAGGTCGTTTCGGCGGGCAACAGTGGCGATGGAACGTCGAGTGCAGGTATTGGCGCCAACCCGGACATGAATGCCAGCATTCCATATTTCCGGCCCGATGTGGAAGGTCGCTGGCTGGCGGTGGCGGCATCAGACCCGCCTCCGTCAACGTCACCCGGTGGACAGACGGCTGACTCGACGATTGCATCGTATTCGAATCGCTGCGGTGCTGCCAAATACTGGTGTGTGGATGCACCGGGGAGTCGCATCAAAAGCACAGTCAATCCCAATTATCCATTTGATGGCTCGCATAAAGGGAGGCTGTATGAATCAGTTGACGGCACATCGATGTCGGCACCGCATGCATCGGGAGCCCTGGCCGTCATCATGCAACGATTTCCCTACATGACGAATGAGCAGGCCCTCAGCGTTCTGCTGACTACTGCGGGTCATAACGGAGTGCTCACGCAAAAGCCGAACGAAATCGATGGGTGGGGGAATATCGATCTTCGTGCTGCGATGAAAGGCCCGGGGCAGTTGACCGGCCTCTTTGAAGCAAAGCTGGACAAGGGCGTCAGCGATACCTGGTCTAACAACATCACGGACAACGCACTCGTTCAGCGCAAGCAGGAAGATGGCGCGGAACACGCGCAGTGGGTGGAAACGCTCAAGGACAAGGGCTGGCAGAATGGTCTCCCCGCCAATGCCAGCGCCGACGACCGATTCATATTCGAGGTCGGTACGATCCGTGAGTATGCGTATCAACATCGCGCCTACGAGGGCAGTTTGACGAAGTCCGGTGATGGCCTGCTGACACTCTCGGGTGCCAATACATATCGCGGGTTGACGACGGTCAATGGCGGAGAGTTGAGAATCAACGGGTCCGTCACTTCGGGCACGGTAGTCAATCCTAACGGCCTCCTGACTGTGAACGGCACGAGTGCCGATGTCGCGGTCAACGGTGGGCTGGCATCGATCTCAGGCACGAGCGCGAACGTATCGATTACGGCGCAGGGCACTGCGAGGATCACTGGCAAGAGTGCGGACGTCACCGTGAACGGCGGACGGGCGTGGCTGGACGGAGCGAGCGGTGCGGTATCGGTGGGCAACGGCGGAGTCGTCAGCGGCAACGGTTCACTGCAGTCGCTGAGCGCGCAAGCCGGCGGTACAGTAGCGCCGGGCCACTCGATCGGCAGCCTGAACGTGGCGCATGACGCCAGCTTTGCGCCGGGTTCCACCTATGCGGTGGAAGTATCGCCGAACGGAAGCAGCGACCGCATCGATGTAGGCGGCCGCGCACGCCTCTCGGGTGGCACGGTGAACGCAGCGCTGGAGAGTCTGCCTCCGCCGCTGAGCCTGTCGCAGATGGGCACGCTGCTGGGCCGCAGCTTCACGATCCTGAACGCGGCCGGCGGTATCGATGGCCGGTTCGACGCGATGCCGCAGCGTTACCTGTTCGTCGGCACGGCGCTGACCTACGGCCCGAACAGCGTGAATCTCTCCGTGAACCGCAACGCGACACCGTTTGCGAGCGTGGCAGACACGACCAACGGTCGCAGCGTGGCAAACGCGCTGGAGACGGTGAACGGGAACAACGCGGTGTACCGGAGCGTGCTGCTGGCCTCGGACGCGGCAGTGCCGCAGGCGGCGTTCCATCAGCTTTCGGGTGAGATTTACCCGGCGGCATACGGGATGCTGATCAACGAGAGCCGCAAGGTGCGCGATGCAGCGCTGGACCGTCTGTGGACGGTAATTCGCGATGCGGTACCCGGGGCGAGCCGTACGGGGGCATGGGCGCAGGTACTGGGCTCGTGGGGCAGCACGGGAGGCAATGGCAACGCAAGTGGTTATAAGAGCTCGACGGGGGGCTTCCTGGCCGGGGTCGACGGTGCGGTTCGCGAGGACCTGCGCGTGGGGGCGCTGGCAGGATATAGCCACAACTCGGTGAGTCTGGACGACCAGCCTGCATCGGCTTCGTTCGACAGCTTCCATCTCGGGGCGTACGCGGGCTGGCAGCCGGGGCCATTCGGCCTGCGGATCGGTGCGATCCATTCGTGGCACCGGGGCGGGGTGGACCGGGCCGTGCAGTACGGCGCTGCGCCGGAGAGCGAGACAGGGACGCTGGAAGCCGAAACGACCCAGGTATTCGGCGAGACAGGGTACAGGCTGAACGTGGGGGCTGCCTCGGTGGTCGAGCCGTTCGCGCGGGTAGCATTCGTGCATCTGAACAACCACGGAATGACGGAGAGCGGCGGAGCGGCGGCCCTGCAGGTGCAGGGCGGCAACAACGACGTGACGTTCTCGACGCTGGGGTTGCGGGGGACGACGCAGCTGGACCTGTGCGCGAAGGTCCAGCTGACGCTGCGCGGATCGGCGGGCTGGCAGCATGCGCTGGGCGATGGGAAGCCGGTAGGCACGCTGTCGTTCGTGGCGGGCAGCTCGCCGTTTAGCGTGTCGGGCGTACCGGTGGCGAAGGACGCAGCGGTGGTGAACGTGAGTGCGGGACTGGCCCTCGGCAAGAACGGCATGCTGAGTGTGGGATATGCAGGTTCGCTGGCGAGTCGTGAATCCGATCATGCCGTGACGGGCAATCTGAACTGGAAGTTTTAA
- a CDS encoding 2OG-Fe(II) oxygenase, translated as MNEATSDNTARLWQDITVVDNFLPGAEQSAIYHTLSNGAWTHGWRSRSGEGAQPFWHQHFVGPKGSLQTGQEEQGEEKLARDAPLLHAFWGRLSTSYLSAHDLHSCYANGLPYGTDGALHTDSLAPGACTAVYYPHTEWDPDWGGETILFNEQKDDILAAIYPKPNRLLIFPGFVHHVARGVSRTCPVMRITLMFKTQINAASIR; from the coding sequence ATGAACGAAGCAACATCAGACAATACAGCCCGGTTATGGCAGGACATCACGGTTGTCGATAATTTTTTGCCTGGCGCAGAGCAATCAGCGATCTACCACACGCTGTCCAACGGAGCATGGACTCACGGGTGGCGTTCACGCAGTGGCGAGGGTGCACAGCCATTCTGGCATCAACATTTTGTTGGCCCGAAAGGCTCCTTGCAAACCGGGCAGGAGGAACAAGGCGAGGAGAAACTCGCTCGTGACGCGCCGCTGTTGCACGCGTTCTGGGGGAGGTTGTCAACGTCGTATCTGAGCGCGCATGACCTGCATAGCTGCTATGCAAATGGTTTGCCATATGGCACCGACGGTGCACTTCACACTGACTCGCTTGCTCCAGGCGCCTGCACGGCGGTGTACTACCCGCACACCGAGTGGGATCCGGATTGGGGTGGCGAGACCATCCTGTTTAACGAGCAGAAGGACGACATTCTGGCAGCGATCTATCCAAAGCCAAACCGGTTGCTGATTTTTCCGGGATTCGTCCATCACGTTGCGCGTGGCGTGTCGCGAACCTGCCCGGTCATGCGGATCACCTTGATGTTCAAGACACAGATCAATGCTGCCTCGATCCGGTAA
- a CDS encoding maltoporin, with amino-acid sequence MKTWISTLIAVASLCPCTRAFAVDLGDDFNFNGYVRAGFVSGHKTDTGGVNKYALGNGAELFRLGNEGDTYAELTFKKTFHFDGGITWSAAYTATYWNPQANFRGMQGQGQYFGKEMYVATSGYAFSPQTEFWAGRRYIEREDVHIVDHFFYSVGGPTIDPGIGATNIPFIGSSKLGVSLFRSEQHYSPTLNRKDATRMNVDVYDIPVTQGGKLRVIGEVMRGDFPGGSSGAALTFKYDHANFLLPGVTNSVWLQGSTGYASLETGFGGLENPSGTRSVRLVDSVNWQFGRFGGQALAVYQRSQGQHDSGSATGTSFGGRLSYAVAHNVKLLTECGWTTLRANGGPLQKLDKYTAALAFSTGPELMTRPELRLYATHVAWNQAALDAQGMNWGSWSAGRNSTNMIGAQVESWW; translated from the coding sequence ATGAAAACGTGGATCAGCACGCTGATCGCGGTGGCTTCGCTTTGCCCGTGCACAAGGGCTTTCGCGGTGGATCTCGGCGACGACTTCAATTTCAACGGCTACGTTCGCGCGGGCTTCGTGTCCGGGCACAAGACGGATACTGGCGGTGTCAACAAATACGCGCTCGGTAATGGTGCCGAATTGTTCCGCCTCGGCAACGAAGGCGACACCTACGCGGAACTCACTTTCAAGAAGACGTTTCATTTCGACGGCGGTATCACATGGTCGGCGGCCTATACTGCGACCTACTGGAACCCGCAGGCGAATTTCCGCGGGATGCAGGGCCAGGGCCAGTATTTCGGCAAGGAAATGTACGTCGCGACGAGCGGCTACGCATTCTCGCCGCAAACGGAATTCTGGGCTGGTCGGCGCTATATCGAGCGCGAGGACGTGCATATCGTCGACCACTTCTTCTACAGTGTTGGCGGCCCGACGATCGATCCGGGCATCGGCGCGACCAACATCCCGTTCATCGGATCGAGCAAGCTTGGCGTCAGCCTGTTCCGCAGCGAACAGCATTACAGCCCGACGCTGAACCGGAAGGACGCGACGCGGATGAACGTCGACGTCTACGACATTCCCGTCACGCAGGGCGGCAAGCTGCGCGTAATCGGCGAAGTGATGCGCGGAGATTTCCCCGGCGGCAGTTCGGGCGCCGCACTGACGTTCAAATATGACCACGCGAATTTCCTGCTGCCCGGCGTGACGAATTCGGTATGGCTGCAGGGCAGCACCGGTTATGCGTCGCTTGAGACGGGATTCGGCGGGCTCGAGAACCCGAGCGGCACGCGCAGCGTGCGCTTGGTCGATTCGGTGAACTGGCAATTCGGACGCTTCGGCGGTCAGGCGCTGGCGGTGTACCAGCGTAGTCAGGGTCAGCACGATTCCGGCAGCGCTACGGGCACGTCGTTCGGAGGCCGCCTGTCGTATGCGGTCGCGCACAACGTAAAGCTATTGACGGAATGCGGCTGGACGACGCTGCGCGCCAACGGTGGGCCGCTTCAGAAGCTAGACAAATATACAGCGGCGCTTGCATTCAGTACAGGGCCCGAGTTGATGACGCGCCCCGAGCTGCGCCTTTACGCGACCCATGTCGCGTGGAATCAGGCGGCGCTCGACGCGCAGGGGATGAACTGGGGTTCGTGGTCGGCGGGCCGGAATTCGACGAACATGATCGGTGCGCAAGTCGAAAGCTGGTGGTGA